One genomic window of Deinococcus arcticus includes the following:
- a CDS encoding phosphotransferase family protein: MLETWTGEGAAFARYRSPGGPLFLKYLPAGWRNPRAAERLRRESRYLRELAPHAPVSHAPHLHSAARAEPPLAHLLTVDRTDATWGWGAFVTDAQREGALLDVVRLLAGLHAFWAGPGQPMLKGRWTWQPQEVLARSAPVSPPDAAGPGAAEALRAAAQALPSLLARAPVWTLVHGDIHAGQVLWPRDGGPPELIDYGQLHPSVPGEDLAHLLALRLDPAERTRLGPALRAAYGEALADRGLRLSAAELAAQERAGLALNLLSTARQAQRRESSGVQQALAAAVAAWWE, translated from the coding sequence GTGCTTGAAACCTGGACCGGCGAGGGCGCCGCCTTCGCGCGCTACCGCAGTCCCGGTGGGCCCCTGTTTCTGAAGTATTTGCCTGCCGGCTGGCGCAACCCGCGCGCGGCCGAGCGCCTGCGCCGGGAAAGCCGTTACCTGCGCGAGCTGGCGCCGCACGCACCTGTGTCCCACGCCCCGCACCTGCACAGCGCCGCGCGGGCCGAGCCGCCCCTGGCCCACCTGCTCACAGTGGACCGCACAGACGCCACCTGGGGCTGGGGCGCCTTTGTCACCGATGCCCAGCGCGAGGGGGCCCTGCTGGACGTGGTGCGCCTACTGGCCGGGCTGCACGCTTTCTGGGCCGGCCCGGGCCAGCCGATGCTGAAAGGGCGCTGGACCTGGCAACCGCAGGAGGTGCTGGCCCGCAGCGCCCCGGTGTCCCCGCCAGACGCCGCTGGGCCGGGCGCGGCCGAGGCCCTGCGGGCGGCGGCGCAGGCCCTGCCCAGTCTGCTGGCGCGGGCCCCGGTGTGGACCCTGGTGCACGGCGACATTCACGCCGGGCAGGTGCTGTGGCCCCGCGACGGCGGTCCACCGGAACTGATTGATTACGGACAGCTGCACCCCAGCGTGCCCGGCGAGGACCTGGCACATCTGCTGGCGCTGCGCCTGGACCCGGCCGAGCGTACCCGCCTGGGCCCGGCCCTGCGCGCCGCGTACGGGGAGGCGCTGGCCGACCGGGGCCTGCGCCTGTCGGCGGCCGAACTGGCCGCGCAGGAACGGGCAGGTCTGGCCCTGAACCTCCTGTCCACGGCCCGGCAGGCCCAGCGCCGCGAGAGCAGTGGCGTGCAGCAGGCCCTGGCGGCCGCCGTGGCCGCGTGGTGGGAGTAA
- a CDS encoding DNA glycosylase AlkZ-like family protein produces the protein MTPTPSVLRAAAFRTLAPQPGVQAALNTLGFVQADPIRAPARAQDLTLMARLPDYRAGDLERLYPALDAEEDLLPNYGFVPRRVQALLHPREVEPQVLQSHPELAGAVRALLEEAGELHPRQAAAQLGRGGVVNAWGGQSSAATRVLEALHRRGEARVVRRARGVRVYGPAPHLAALRLNPLPEPDRLRGAVHLLAELYGPLPEASLGYLVGLSHLGFPHLHGALRAAFRTAVRGELAGAVVDGVRYVWPAAWTLEADTPRGVRVVGPFDPLVWDRRRFAHLHGWTYRFEAYTPAPRRRLGYYALPVFQGERAVGWANLRLDGPALVAEVGLVPGVRRTAAFTRSLKTELARYRTFLDAADVQVVEG, from the coding sequence ATGACGCCCACCCCTTCGGTGTTGCGGGCCGCCGCCTTTCGCACGCTGGCGCCCCAGCCCGGCGTGCAGGCGGCGCTGAACACCCTGGGCTTCGTGCAGGCTGATCCCATTCGGGCCCCCGCCCGCGCCCAGGACCTGACCCTGATGGCGCGCCTGCCGGATTACCGCGCCGGCGACCTGGAACGCCTGTACCCGGCCCTGGACGCCGAGGAGGACCTGCTGCCCAACTACGGCTTCGTGCCCCGGCGCGTGCAGGCCCTGCTGCACCCCCGCGAGGTCGAGCCGCAGGTGCTGCAGTCGCACCCGGAGCTGGCGGGCGCGGTGCGGGCGCTGCTGGAGGAGGCGGGTGAACTGCATCCCCGGCAGGCGGCGGCCCAGCTGGGGCGCGGGGGCGTGGTGAATGCCTGGGGCGGGCAATCCAGCGCGGCGACCCGTGTGCTGGAGGCCCTGCACCGCCGGGGCGAGGCGCGGGTGGTGCGCCGGGCGCGGGGCGTGCGGGTGTATGGTCCGGCCCCCCATCTGGCCGCGCTGCGCCTGAACCCTCTGCCCGAACCGGACCGCCTGCGCGGCGCCGTGCATCTGCTGGCCGAACTGTATGGCCCGCTGCCCGAAGCCAGCCTGGGCTATCTGGTGGGGCTCTCGCACCTCGGCTTTCCGCACCTGCACGGGGCGCTGCGGGCCGCCTTTCGCACAGCCGTGCGCGGGGAACTGGCGGGCGCCGTGGTGGACGGCGTGCGCTACGTGTGGCCGGCCGCGTGGACCCTGGAGGCTGACACCCCACGCGGGGTGCGCGTGGTGGGTCCTTTCGATCCGCTGGTGTGGGACCGCCGCCGCTTTGCGCACCTGCACGGCTGGACCTACCGCTTCGAGGCGTACACCCCGGCCCCCAGGCGGCGGCTGGGCTACTACGCGCTGCCTGTCTTTCAGGGGGAGCGGGCGGTGGGCTGGGCCAACCTGCGCCTGGATGGCCCGGCCCTGGTGGCCGAGGTGGGGCTGGTGCCCGGCGTGCGCCGCACCGCCGCGTTCACCCGCAGCCTGAAGACCGAACTGGCGCGCTACCGCACCTTTCTGGACGCTGCCGACGTGCAGGTGGTGGAGGGCTGA
- a CDS encoding metallophosphoesterase, translating to MRVYAIADLHLAFVTPKPMTVFGPQWAGHPQAIFDRWREVVRPGDLVLLPGDLSWAMRLPEAMQDLAPVAALPGTKVLLRGNHDYWWPTASKLRAALPPGMLAVVNDAVRVGNVVVCGTRGWLTPGHEPLPADDGRLLEREAERLRLSVTAAQALRQPGDRLLLMLHYPPATPPYPANPLTRVIEGARPDLIVYGHLHGVPPERAMRHVAGIPAHLVAADGLKFTPKLLLEPDAPAPGVPG from the coding sequence ATGCGCGTATACGCCATCGCCGATCTGCACCTGGCCTTTGTAACGCCCAAACCCATGACGGTGTTCGGGCCGCAGTGGGCCGGGCACCCGCAGGCCATCTTCGACCGCTGGCGCGAGGTGGTGCGCCCTGGCGATCTCGTGCTGCTGCCCGGCGACCTGTCGTGGGCCATGCGCCTGCCTGAAGCGATGCAGGACCTCGCGCCCGTGGCGGCGCTGCCCGGAACCAAGGTGCTGCTGCGCGGCAACCATGATTACTGGTGGCCCACCGCCAGCAAACTGCGCGCCGCCCTGCCCCCGGGAATGCTGGCGGTGGTGAACGACGCCGTGCGGGTGGGCAACGTGGTGGTGTGCGGCACACGCGGCTGGCTGACCCCGGGCCACGAGCCCCTCCCGGCCGACGACGGGCGCCTGCTGGAGCGCGAGGCCGAGCGCCTGCGCCTGAGCGTGACGGCTGCCCAGGCCCTGCGCCAGCCCGGCGACCGGCTGCTGCTGATGCTGCACTATCCGCCCGCCACCCCGCCCTACCCGGCCAATCCCCTGACCCGCGTGATTGAAGGTGCCCGGCCGGACCTGATTGTGTACGGGCACCTGCACGGCGTGCCGCCCGAGCGGGCCATGCGCCATGTGGCCGGCATTCCTGCCCACCTGGTGGCGGCCGACGGCCTAAAATTCACCCCCAAACTGCTGCTGGAGCCAGACGCGCCGGCGCCCGGCGTGCCGGGCTGA
- a CDS encoding ferritin-like domain-containing protein, whose product MTHTPESSETVNRRAALGFLGKVGLGAAAFGLGGVASAAPAKNIDVDVLNFALNLEYLEAAFYLAAVGRVAELRRIGGGAEIRLPAGLDQNRGMTFKDGNVQALARDIAEDELQHVKFLSGALGKAAAPRPVIDLSGAFRAAGQAASGGKITGFNPYLNDLFFLHGAFIFEDVGVTAYNGAATLITNPAYLQAAAGILAVEAYHGGAIRTMLYQQRQVSAAAGLYVGQVVQAISNLRGKVGGMKDMGLSDSRGMAVFAPADNNGVAYGRTTREVLNIVYLAPGASRGGFYPNGLTGSIK is encoded by the coding sequence ATGACCCATACACCTGAATCCTCCGAAACCGTCAACCGCCGCGCCGCTCTGGGCTTTCTGGGCAAGGTGGGCCTGGGGGCCGCCGCTTTTGGCCTGGGCGGTGTGGCCAGCGCCGCGCCCGCCAAGAACATTGATGTGGACGTGCTGAACTTCGCCCTGAACCTCGAATACCTGGAAGCCGCCTTTTACCTTGCGGCGGTGGGACGCGTGGCCGAACTGCGCCGGATTGGGGGCGGCGCCGAGATCCGCCTGCCCGCCGGCCTGGACCAGAATCGGGGCATGACCTTCAAGGACGGCAACGTGCAGGCCCTGGCGCGCGATATTGCCGAAGACGAGCTGCAGCACGTCAAGTTTCTCTCCGGCGCGCTGGGCAAGGCGGCGGCCCCCCGCCCCGTCATTGACCTCAGCGGCGCCTTCCGCGCGGCCGGGCAGGCGGCGTCTGGCGGCAAGATCACCGGCTTTAATCCCTATCTGAACGACCTGTTCTTCCTGCACGGCGCGTTCATTTTCGAGGATGTGGGCGTGACCGCCTACAACGGAGCGGCCACCCTGATCACCAATCCGGCGTACCTGCAGGCCGCCGCCGGCATTCTGGCCGTGGAGGCGTACCACGGCGGCGCCATTCGCACCATGCTCTACCAGCAGCGTCAGGTGAGTGCAGCGGCCGGGCTGTACGTGGGACAGGTTGTGCAGGCGATCAGCAACCTGCGCGGCAAGGTGGGCGGCATGAAGGACATGGGCCTGAGCGACAGCCGGGGCATGGCCGTCTTCGCGCCGGCCGACAACAACGGCGTGGCGTACGGCCGCACCACCCGCGAGGTCCTGAACATCGTGTATCTGGCCCCGGGCGCCAGCCGGGGCGGCTTCTACCCGAACGGCCTGACGGGCTCGATCAAGTAG
- the rpsT gene encoding 30S ribosomal protein S20, with protein MALRHKSAQKRHRQSLKRRLLNRSRKSTIKTFTKKAVVAAQTGAEDLNTLQSRAESLIDKAAKGSTLHKNAAARKKSRLAKAINRAKAAQQG; from the coding sequence ATGGCCCTGCGTCACAAGTCCGCCCAGAAACGTCACCGCCAGAGCCTCAAGCGCCGCCTGCTGAACCGCAGCCGCAAGAGCACCATCAAGACCTTCACCAAGAAGGCCGTGGTGGCCGCCCAGACCGGCGCCGAGGACCTGAACACCCTGCAGAGCCGCGCCGAGAGCCTGATTGACAAGGCCGCCAAGGGCAGCACCCTGCACAAGAACGCCGCGGCCCGCAAGAAGAGCCGTCTGGCCAAGGCGATCAACCGCGCCAAGGCCGCGCAGCAGGGCTAA
- the glmM gene encoding phosphoglucosamine mutase, with translation MSERKYFGTDGVRAVAGAHPLTAAWVMDLGAAAGEILKAGREHASVVIGKDTRQSGDMLEAALAAGLTSRGVHVIHVGVLPTPGVSYLTRYLGADAGVVISASHNPYQDNGIKFFGPGGQKLSDATEHRIEAALDNLAGLPPVTGVSLGGVTNYSEAERLYVGYLRGHAPDLSGLRIAMDCANGAAYRVGPKVFQAAGADVFAVYTTPDGRNINRDCGSTHLEHLQRIVRDGAYDLGVAFDGDADRALFVDSRGNVIHGDHMLLLNARARGEQGVVTTIMANMALEVKLKEAGIPLERTAVGDRYVHERLHERHLNLGGEQSGHVLFLDISPTGDGVLSALLTLKSMKALNTTLDALFDDLVMYPQTLVNVRVADKKAIAADGEVRAAVARAEEQLRGKGRVNLRPSGTENLIRVMVEGQDASEIHEIARVLAGVVQSRGAQA, from the coding sequence ATGAGTGAACGGAAGTATTTCGGAACAGACGGCGTGCGCGCGGTCGCGGGCGCGCATCCCCTCACGGCCGCCTGGGTCATGGACCTGGGCGCCGCTGCCGGGGAAATTCTCAAGGCGGGGCGCGAACACGCCAGTGTGGTGATCGGCAAGGACACCCGTCAGAGCGGCGACATGCTCGAAGCGGCGCTGGCCGCGGGCCTGACCAGCCGGGGCGTGCATGTCATTCATGTGGGCGTGCTGCCCACGCCGGGCGTCAGCTACCTCACCCGCTACCTGGGCGCCGACGCCGGCGTGGTCATCAGCGCCTCGCACAACCCCTATCAGGACAACGGCATCAAGTTCTTTGGGCCGGGCGGCCAGAAACTCAGCGACGCCACCGAGCACCGCATTGAGGCGGCCCTGGACAACCTGGCCGGGCTGCCCCCCGTGACGGGCGTGAGCCTGGGCGGCGTGACCAATTACTCCGAGGCTGAGCGGCTGTATGTGGGCTACCTGCGCGGGCACGCCCCGGACCTGAGCGGGCTGCGCATTGCCATGGACTGCGCCAACGGCGCGGCCTACCGCGTGGGCCCCAAGGTCTTTCAGGCGGCGGGCGCCGACGTGTTCGCGGTGTACACCACCCCCGATGGCCGCAACATCAACCGCGACTGCGGCAGCACCCACCTGGAGCACCTGCAGCGCATCGTGCGTGACGGGGCCTACGACCTGGGCGTGGCCTTTGACGGCGACGCCGACCGCGCGCTGTTCGTGGACAGCCGGGGCAACGTGATCCACGGCGACCACATGCTGCTGCTCAATGCCCGCGCGCGTGGCGAGCAGGGCGTGGTGACCACCATCATGGCCAATATGGCCCTGGAGGTGAAGCTCAAGGAGGCGGGCATTCCCCTGGAACGCACCGCTGTGGGCGACCGCTACGTTCACGAGCGCCTGCACGAACGGCACCTGAACCTGGGCGGCGAGCAGAGCGGCCACGTCCTGTTTCTGGACATTTCGCCCACCGGCGACGGCGTGCTGAGCGCCCTGCTGACCCTGAAGAGCATGAAGGCCCTGAACACCACCCTGGACGCCCTGTTCGACGATCTGGTGATGTACCCGCAGACCCTGGTGAACGTGCGCGTGGCTGACAAGAAAGCCATTGCCGCCGACGGCGAGGTGAGGGCCGCCGTGGCCCGCGCCGAGGAGCAGCTGCGCGGTAAGGGGCGGGTGAACCTGCGCCCCAGCGGCACCGAGAATCTGATTCGCGTGATGGTCGAGGGCCAGGACGCCAGCGAGATTCACGAGATTGCCCGCGTGCTGGCCGGCGTGGTGCAGTCGCGCGGTGCCCAGGCGTAG
- a CDS encoding RecX family transcriptional regulator, which produces MTGRYRRAGPRRAPDADADGAERVHPPRRPPTPEEQRDALLAYAFRALGQRALSAQELRARLERRSDDPELVAQVLARVQELGYQDDTQVARAENTRRGVGAVRVRHTLKRRGLDEELIQDALQTRDPAREAEEVAALLERRWPSFARKRDPQASAFAFLARRGYPGSVIWPAIRAFLAAQDQEPDWSGEEETD; this is translated from the coding sequence ATGACGGGCCGATACCGCCGCGCCGGGCCACGCCGGGCCCCCGATGCCGACGCTGACGGCGCAGAACGGGTGCACCCCCCGCGCCGCCCCCCCACCCCTGAGGAGCAGCGCGACGCCCTGCTGGCCTACGCTTTTCGCGCCCTGGGCCAGCGCGCCCTGAGTGCCCAGGAACTGCGCGCCCGCCTGGAGCGGCGCAGCGACGACCCCGAACTGGTGGCGCAGGTGCTGGCGCGGGTGCAGGAACTGGGCTATCAGGACGACACCCAGGTGGCCCGCGCCGAGAACACCCGCCGGGGCGTGGGCGCCGTGCGTGTGCGCCACACCCTGAAGCGGCGCGGCCTGGACGAGGAACTGATTCAGGACGCCCTGCAGACCCGCGACCCGGCGCGCGAGGCCGAGGAGGTGGCGGCCCTGCTGGAGCGCCGCTGGCCCTCGTTTGCCCGCAAGCGCGATCCTCAGGCCAGTGCCTTTGCCTTTCTGGCCCGGCGCGGCTATCCCGGCAGCGTGATCTGGCCCGCCATCCGCGCCTTCCTGGCCGCTCAGGACCAGGAACCCGACTGGAGCGGGGAAGAGGAAACAGACTGA